A window of Cohnella herbarum contains these coding sequences:
- the ilvB gene encoding biosynthetic-type acetolactate synthase large subunit encodes MKTTERIHDRNLLKQDAYITGSEILLRMLLLEGVDCVFGYPGGAVLYIYDAMHDNPDFRHILTRHEQGAIHAADGYARSTGKTGVCIATSGPGATNLVTGIATAYMDSVPLVVITGNVATDLIGTDSFQEADIVGITQPITKHNFFVRRVEDLARTIRQAFRIAQTGRKGPVLVDIPKDVSAAWTTFSYPEHIETRNPILPDESLVHSQIDALLAAIHSAEKPLILSGGGVVSSGASEALIEFVNGTGIPIVTTLLGLGGYPSDSRLWLGMPGMHGSYAANQALIHCDLLLSIGARFDDRVTMKLDRFAPNARIAHIDIDAAEIGKLVPTLIPICGDAKEILLKINQQLERIRRHLSEKQGWINDLMAMKRDFPLAYEDSEEVLKPQYVVEMISRTTNGEAIITTDVGQHQMWAAQFYRYKHPRSLITSGGLGTMGFGFPSAIGAQVGNPGKIVVSINGDGGMQMCAQELAICAIHRIPVKIVILNNETLGMIKQWQELIHAKRYSHIDLSGSPDFVKLAEAYGVPAGRATNKAEAELLWQEALDTPGPFLIDFAISKDELVFPMVPHGSGLQDMILGGNKS; translated from the coding sequence ATGAAAACGACGGAGAGGATTCACGACCGGAATCTACTAAAGCAAGATGCCTATATTACGGGTTCGGAAATTTTGTTGCGCATGCTGTTGTTGGAGGGCGTCGATTGCGTCTTCGGTTATCCCGGAGGAGCCGTTCTCTATATTTACGATGCCATGCACGATAATCCGGACTTTCGCCATATCCTCACCAGGCATGAACAAGGCGCTATTCACGCGGCAGACGGATATGCCAGATCAACCGGTAAAACTGGGGTATGCATTGCCACTTCAGGTCCCGGAGCAACCAACTTGGTCACGGGGATCGCGACGGCCTATATGGATTCCGTACCGTTAGTCGTCATTACGGGAAATGTCGCAACGGACTTAATCGGTACCGATTCTTTCCAAGAGGCCGATATCGTCGGGATTACCCAGCCGATTACGAAGCACAACTTCTTCGTCCGCAGAGTCGAGGATTTGGCCAGAACGATTCGCCAGGCTTTCCGCATTGCCCAGACCGGCCGCAAGGGGCCCGTTCTCGTCGATATTCCGAAAGACGTATCCGCCGCATGGACGACATTCTCCTATCCCGAACATATTGAAACGCGAAATCCGATACTGCCGGATGAAAGCCTTGTTCACTCGCAAATCGACGCGCTTCTGGCGGCTATTCATTCGGCGGAAAAACCCCTGATCCTGTCCGGCGGCGGAGTCGTGTCCTCCGGAGCATCGGAAGCGTTGATCGAATTCGTTAACGGGACGGGAATTCCGATCGTCACCACTTTACTCGGTCTAGGCGGGTACCCTAGCGACTCGCGGCTGTGGTTGGGAATGCCCGGCATGCACGGCAGCTATGCAGCCAATCAGGCGCTTATCCACTGCGATCTACTCCTCTCGATAGGAGCAAGATTCGATGACCGGGTCACGATGAAACTGGATCGGTTTGCCCCGAATGCCCGCATTGCCCACATCGACATCGATGCAGCCGAGATCGGAAAGTTAGTTCCGACGTTGATCCCCATATGCGGGGATGCGAAGGAAATTCTATTGAAGATCAATCAACAGCTAGAGCGAATTCGTCGTCACCTTTCCGAAAAACAAGGCTGGATAAACGATCTCATGGCGATGAAGAGGGACTTCCCACTGGCCTATGAGGATTCCGAGGAGGTACTGAAGCCGCAGTATGTCGTGGAGATGATTTCGCGTACGACGAACGGGGAAGCGATCATCACGACCGACGTCGGTCAGCATCAAATGTGGGCCGCGCAGTTTTACCGGTATAAGCATCCCCGATCGTTGATAACTTCCGGCGGTTTAGGAACGATGGGATTCGGTTTTCCCTCGGCGATCGGCGCGCAGGTTGGTAATCCGGGCAAAATCGTCGTATCGATTAATGGGGACGGAGGCATGCAAATGTGCGCGCAGGAGCTGGCCATATGCGCGATTCACCGCATTCCGGTCAAGATCGTCATCCTGAATAACGAAACGCTGGGTATGATCAAGCAATGGCAGGAGCTCATTCACGCGAAACGTTACAGCCATATCGACTTGTCCGGCAGCCCCGATTTCGTTAAATTGGCTGAAGCCTACGGGGTTCCGGCTGGAAGGGCGACGAACAAAGCCGAGGCCGAGCTTCTATGGCAAGAAGCTCTTGATACGCCGGGCCCTTTCCTGATCGACTTCGCGATCTCGAAGGATGAGCTCGTATTCCCGATGGTTCCTCACGGGTCGGGGTTGCAGGATATGATTCTGGGAGGAAACAAGTCATGA
- the ilvN gene encoding acetolactate synthase small subunit, with protein MKSDKQHIAVIVRDDPGVLQRVSGLFSRRSYNIDSITVGASEIENLSRMTVVANGDSRQILQLCNQLRKLIDVIHVEHLEDRPTVARELLLVKVIYEQATKAELNDLINTFRCSVIDVSLQSVIVQAIGDREKNDAFLQLIRPYGILEITRTGETAMARGSEQSH; from the coding sequence ATGAAATCCGACAAGCAGCATATAGCGGTTATCGTACGCGACGACCCCGGAGTGCTTCAGCGCGTATCCGGCTTATTTTCCAGACGAAGCTATAACATTGACAGCATTACGGTCGGGGCTTCGGAGATAGAGAACCTGTCTCGAATGACCGTGGTCGCGAACGGGGACTCTCGTCAAATTTTGCAGCTATGCAATCAGCTACGCAAGCTGATCGATGTCATTCATGTGGAGCATCTAGAGGACAGACCTACCGTCGCTAGAGAGCTGTTGCTAGTTAAAGTAATCTATGAACAGGCAACCAAAGCGGAATTAAACGATCTAATAAACACTTTTCGTTGTTCCGTCATCGACGTCAGCTTGCAGTCCGTTATCGTTCAAGCGATCGGAGATCGGGAGAAAAACGATGCTTTTCTTCAGCTTATTCGGCCTTACGGTATCTTGGAAATCACCCGAACCGGGGAAACGGCGATGGCTAGGGGCTCAGAGCAATCGCATTAG
- the uvrA gene encoding excinuclease ABC subunit UvrA, whose translation MANEKIIIKGARAHNLKNIDVTIPRDKFVVLTGLSGSGKSSLAFDTIYAEGQRRYVESLSAYARQFLGQMDKPDVDSIDGLSPAISIDQKTTSRNPRSTVGTVTEIYDYLRLMFARVGRPHCPDHGIEITSQTVEQMVDRIMEYPERTRLQILAPIVNGRKGEHTKLLADIQKQGFVRVRVNGEIRDLSETIELEKNKKHSIEVVVDRIVVKDDVASRLADSLETGLKLSGGQILVDIIDKEEIMFNSNLACPECGFSIDELAPRMFSFNSPYGACPECDGLGVKMVVDPELLIPDHSKSIEDGAFEAWAGSTSNYYPQFLAAVCAHFGIPTDVPVEQLSDKHMQIILYGTGGERIRFRYENEFGHTRDAQVPFEGVVNNLERRYRETGSEGIREFIEVYMGAKPCAKCKGHRLKKESLAVTIGKENISYVTSLSIGEAQRFFSGLELNEKELAIANLILKEINNRLGFLVNVGLEYLTLSRAAGTLSGGEAQRIRLATQIGSSLMGVLYILDEPSIGLHQRDNDRLIQTLNHMRDLGNTLIVVEHDEDTMMAADWIIDIGPGAGIHGGTIMSEGTPQQVMADEKSLTGAYLSGRKFIPVPQERRKPNGNWIEIKGAKENNLKNLNTKFPLGVFTAVTGVSGSGKSTLVNEILYKTLARDLNRAKTRPGAYKEMNGLEHLEKVIDIDQSPIGRTPRSNPATYTGVFDDIRDVYAITNESKVRGYKKGRFSFNVKGGRCEACKGDGIIKIEMHFLPDVYVPCEICKGKRYNRETLEVKYKGKSIAEVLEMTIEDATEFFVNIPRIHRKMQTLMDVGLGYMNLGQPATTLSGGEAQRVKLAAELYRRSTGKMLYILDEPTTGLHVDDIDRLLQVLHRLVDSGESVLVIEHNLDVIKTADYIVDLGPEGGSGGGTIVATGTPEEVSKVKNSYTGKYLGPVLERDRARTEAALAKV comes from the coding sequence TTGGCTAACGAGAAAATAATAATCAAGGGCGCGCGCGCCCATAATTTGAAAAATATCGACGTCACGATACCGCGGGATAAATTCGTCGTGCTAACAGGGCTTTCTGGTTCAGGCAAGTCCTCGCTTGCTTTCGATACGATCTACGCGGAAGGTCAACGGCGTTACGTGGAATCCTTGTCCGCTTATGCGCGTCAGTTTCTTGGCCAGATGGATAAACCCGACGTAGACTCTATTGACGGGTTATCGCCGGCGATATCCATCGACCAGAAGACGACAAGCCGCAATCCGCGTTCTACCGTCGGTACGGTAACGGAAATATACGATTATTTGCGGTTGATGTTCGCCCGCGTTGGACGGCCTCATTGTCCGGACCATGGGATCGAGATCACGTCCCAGACCGTAGAACAGATGGTCGACAGGATTATGGAATATCCGGAGCGGACGCGACTGCAAATCTTAGCTCCTATCGTTAACGGTCGTAAAGGCGAACACACGAAACTGCTGGCAGATATCCAGAAGCAAGGTTTCGTGCGGGTTCGCGTGAACGGAGAAATCCGCGATCTGTCCGAAACCATCGAGCTCGAGAAGAACAAGAAGCATTCGATCGAAGTCGTCGTAGATAGGATCGTCGTGAAGGATGACGTCGCTTCGCGGCTTGCCGACTCTTTGGAAACGGGACTGAAGCTCTCGGGCGGCCAGATCCTTGTCGATATTATCGACAAGGAAGAGATCATGTTCAACTCCAATTTGGCTTGTCCGGAATGCGGCTTCTCTATCGACGAGCTTGCCCCGCGCATGTTCTCGTTTAACTCGCCCTACGGGGCTTGTCCGGAATGCGACGGTCTTGGCGTGAAGATGGTCGTCGACCCGGAGCTGCTGATACCGGATCACTCGAAGAGCATAGAAGACGGCGCATTCGAGGCTTGGGCGGGGAGCACGTCCAATTACTACCCGCAATTTCTAGCGGCCGTATGCGCGCATTTCGGCATTCCGACCGACGTGCCGGTCGAACAATTGTCCGACAAGCACATGCAGATCATTCTATACGGCACGGGCGGCGAGAGAATTCGCTTCCGTTACGAGAACGAGTTCGGTCATACGCGCGACGCGCAAGTTCCGTTCGAGGGCGTCGTTAACAATTTGGAACGTCGGTACCGGGAAACGGGCTCCGAAGGCATTCGCGAGTTCATCGAGGTTTACATGGGCGCGAAGCCGTGCGCGAAATGCAAAGGCCACCGTCTGAAGAAGGAATCTTTGGCCGTAACGATCGGCAAGGAAAACATCTCTTACGTCACTTCGTTGTCCATCGGCGAGGCGCAGAGGTTCTTCTCCGGCCTTGAGCTTAACGAGAAGGAACTGGCTATCGCCAACCTGATCTTGAAGGAGATCAATAATCGTCTCGGCTTCCTCGTGAACGTGGGCTTGGAATATTTGACCTTGTCCAGGGCGGCGGGCACGTTATCCGGCGGAGAAGCCCAGCGAATAAGATTGGCGACGCAGATCGGCTCGAGTCTGATGGGTGTCTTGTATATTTTGGATGAGCCTAGTATTGGACTCCATCAACGGGATAACGACAGACTTATTCAAACTCTTAATCATATGCGCGATTTAGGCAACACGCTTATCGTCGTCGAACATGACGAGGATACGATGATGGCGGCGGATTGGATTATCGATATCGGCCCGGGAGCGGGAATTCACGGCGGTACGATTATGTCCGAAGGGACGCCGCAGCAAGTCATGGCGGACGAGAAATCGTTAACCGGAGCTTATCTCAGCGGACGGAAGTTTATCCCCGTGCCTCAGGAGAGGCGCAAACCGAACGGCAATTGGATCGAGATCAAGGGCGCCAAGGAAAACAACCTCAAGAACTTGAACACCAAGTTCCCGCTGGGCGTATTTACGGCCGTAACGGGCGTTTCGGGCTCGGGTAAATCCACGTTGGTCAACGAAATCCTGTATAAGACGTTGGCGCGCGATCTGAATAGAGCCAAGACGCGTCCGGGCGCTTATAAAGAGATGAACGGGCTGGAGCACTTGGAGAAGGTCATCGACATCGACCAATCGCCGATCGGAAGAACTCCTCGTTCCAATCCCGCGACCTACACCGGAGTGTTCGACGATATTCGCGACGTATACGCGATAACGAACGAGTCTAAGGTGCGCGGCTATAAGAAAGGCCGCTTCAGCTTTAACGTCAAAGGCGGCCGCTGCGAAGCCTGTAAAGGCGACGGAATCATCAAGATCGAGATGCACTTTCTGCCGGACGTATACGTCCCGTGCGAGATCTGCAAGGGCAAGAGATACAATCGCGAGACGTTAGAAGTGAAATATAAAGGCAAGAGCATTGCCGAAGTGCTGGAGATGACGATCGAGGATGCAACCGAGTTCTTCGTGAACATTCCGCGAATCCACCGGAAGATGCAGACCCTCATGGACGTCGGTCTTGGCTATATGAACCTGGGGCAGCCGGCCACGACGTTGTCAGGCGGCGAAGCGCAGCGGGTGAAGCTGGCGGCGGAACTGTATCGTCGCAGCACGGGCAAGATGCTGTACATTCTCGACGAGCCTACGACCGGTCTCCATGTCGACGACATCGATCGTTTGTTGCAAGTGTTGCACAGACTGGTTGACTCAGGGGAAAGCGTGCTCGTTATTGAGCATAACCTGGACGTCATTAAGACGGCCGATTATATTGTAGACTTGGGCCCCGAAGGCGGCAGCGGGGGCGGAACGATCGTGGCCACGGGTACGCCCGAAGAAGTGTCCAAGGTTAAAAACTCCTACACGGGCAAGTATCTCGGTCCCGTTCTGGAAAGAGACCGGGCAAGAACGGAAGCGGCGCTCGCGAAAGTTTAA
- a CDS encoding diaminopimelate dehydrogenase, translating to MSKTISVGIVGYGNLGRGVESAIRQNPDMELEAIFTRRNPEAIEAGTPMVSISDIEQYKGKIDVMILCGGSAKDLPEQGPALAKHFHTVDSFDTHALIPEYFNKVDDAAQTNGNVSVISTGWDPGLFSLNRLLAEAVLPEGKEYTFWGKGVSQGHSDAIRRVEGVSNGIQYTIPHDAAVERVRSGSNPQLTTREKHLRECFVVLQEGADAEAVANEIKNMPNYFADYETVVHFVSDEVLRAEHSTMPHGGNVIRSGQTGPNNGSTQLIEFSLKLDSNPEFTASVLVAYARAAYRMAQAGQTGAKTVFDVPYGLLSPKSPEQLRKELL from the coding sequence TTGAGTAAAACGATCTCGGTAGGCATAGTCGGTTACGGAAATTTGGGTCGCGGGGTGGAGTCGGCGATCCGCCAAAATCCGGACATGGAACTCGAAGCGATTTTCACGCGTCGCAATCCGGAAGCGATCGAAGCGGGAACTCCGATGGTATCCATCTCGGATATCGAGCAATACAAAGGTAAAATAGACGTCATGATCCTGTGCGGAGGCTCCGCGAAGGATTTGCCGGAGCAAGGTCCTGCTTTGGCCAAGCATTTCCATACCGTAGATAGCTTCGATACGCACGCGTTAATCCCGGAATACTTCAATAAAGTGGACGATGCCGCGCAAACGAACGGCAACGTAAGCGTGATCTCGACCGGTTGGGATCCGGGCTTGTTCTCCTTGAACCGTTTGCTGGCGGAAGCCGTTCTTCCGGAAGGCAAAGAGTATACGTTCTGGGGCAAAGGCGTCAGCCAAGGCCATTCCGATGCGATCCGTCGGGTAGAAGGCGTAAGCAACGGCATTCAGTACACGATTCCTCACGATGCTGCCGTAGAACGCGTACGCAGCGGGAGCAACCCTCAATTGACGACTCGCGAGAAACATTTGCGGGAATGTTTCGTTGTGTTGCAAGAAGGCGCCGATGCCGAAGCGGTTGCGAACGAAATCAAGAACATGCCGAACTATTTCGCGGACTACGAAACCGTCGTTCACTTCGTGAGCGATGAAGTGCTTCGCGCGGAGCATTCAACGATGCCGCATGGCGGGAACGTCATACGGAGCGGGCAAACCGGTCCGAATAACGGAAGCACGCAATTAATCGAATTCAGCCTTAAGCTGGACAGCAATCCGGAATTTACGGCGAGCGTTCTCGTTGCGTATGCCCGTGCCGCTTATCGTATGGCGCAAGCAGGCCAAACCGGAGCGAAGACCGTATTCGACGTGCCTTACGGCTTGTTGTCTCCGAAATCCCCGGAGCAGCTTCGTAAGGAACTTCTGTAG
- the uvrB gene encoding excinuclease ABC subunit UvrB encodes MEASEVQQKSFKLVSDFSPSGDQPVAIGQLAEGITAGMKHQTLLGATGTGKTYTIAQTIAKVNKPTLIIAHNKTLAMQLCSEFKEFFPENAVEYFVSYYDYYQPEAYIPSTDTYIEKDSSINDEIDKMRHSSTASLFERRDVIIVASVSCIYGLGSPEEYRDLRLSLRVGMEKSRNAILHKLIDIQYERNDLNFVRGTFRVRGDVIEIFPVSRSDSAIRVEMFGDEIERITEIDVLTGEITGQRDHVIVFPGSHFVTGEEKMKRALVNIERELEERLVELRDAGKLLEAQRLEQRTRYDLEMMSEMGFCSGIENYSGPMTFRERGATPYTLMDFFPDDYMIVIDESHVTLPQLRAMYNGDQARKSVLVDHGFRLPSAKDNRPLRFEEFEEKAKQLVFVSATPGPYELEHCPTVVEQIIRPTGLIDPIIEIRPTKGQIDDLLGEIRDRISKDERVLVTTLTKKMSEDLTDYMKEVGIKVRYLHSDIKTLERMAILRDLRLGVFDVLIGINLLREGLDLPEVSLVAILDADKEGFLRSERSLIQTIGRAARNASGRVIMYGDKMTDSMEKAIGETDRRRTIQLAYNEQHGITPQTIVKKVRDLIEATKAAESKSTYLSGAEDLSKLSKKERASMVERLEFEMKEAAKSLQFERAAELRDALLELKASL; translated from the coding sequence ATGGAAGCATCGGAAGTGCAACAGAAGTCCTTCAAGCTGGTATCGGATTTTTCGCCTTCCGGCGACCAACCGGTAGCGATCGGGCAACTGGCGGAAGGCATTACGGCAGGAATGAAGCATCAGACTCTGCTGGGGGCGACGGGTACGGGGAAGACGTACACGATCGCGCAGACGATCGCCAAAGTGAATAAACCTACGCTGATCATCGCGCACAACAAGACGTTGGCGATGCAATTGTGCAGCGAATTTAAGGAATTTTTTCCGGAAAACGCCGTTGAATACTTTGTCAGTTACTATGATTACTATCAACCGGAAGCATACATTCCGTCCACGGACACATACATCGAGAAGGATTCCAGCATTAACGACGAGATCGATAAGATGCGGCATTCCTCGACGGCTTCGTTGTTCGAGAGACGGGACGTCATCATCGTGGCGAGCGTATCCTGCATCTACGGTCTCGGTTCGCCGGAAGAGTATCGGGATTTGCGCTTAAGTCTAAGAGTTGGCATGGAGAAGTCGAGGAACGCCATTCTTCATAAGCTTATCGATATCCAATACGAACGCAACGATTTGAACTTCGTGCGGGGAACCTTCCGCGTGCGCGGGGACGTCATCGAGATTTTCCCAGTATCTCGCAGCGATTCGGCGATCCGCGTCGAGATGTTCGGCGACGAGATCGAGCGGATTACGGAGATCGACGTGCTCACGGGCGAGATCACCGGACAGCGGGATCACGTGATCGTTTTCCCGGGGTCTCACTTCGTGACGGGAGAAGAGAAGATGAAGCGGGCGCTCGTGAACATCGAGCGGGAATTGGAAGAAAGGCTTGTCGAGCTTCGGGACGCGGGTAAGCTTCTGGAAGCACAGCGGCTGGAGCAACGTACGCGATACGATCTGGAGATGATGTCCGAGATGGGTTTCTGCTCGGGGATCGAGAACTATTCGGGCCCGATGACGTTCCGCGAACGCGGGGCGACGCCTTATACGCTGATGGACTTCTTCCCGGACGATTACATGATCGTCATCGATGAGTCGCACGTGACTTTACCGCAATTGCGGGCGATGTACAACGGTGACCAAGCGCGTAAATCGGTTCTCGTAGATCACGGCTTCCGGCTACCTTCCGCGAAGGACAATCGGCCCCTGAGGTTCGAAGAGTTTGAGGAGAAGGCGAAACAGCTCGTATTCGTTTCCGCGACGCCGGGACCGTATGAGCTGGAGCACTGTCCGACGGTAGTGGAGCAAATCATTCGTCCGACGGGACTGATCGATCCGATCATCGAGATCCGTCCGACCAAAGGACAGATCGACGATCTGCTCGGCGAGATTCGCGACCGGATCTCCAAGGACGAAAGGGTACTCGTGACGACATTAACGAAGAAGATGTCCGAGGACCTAACCGATTACATGAAGGAAGTCGGCATTAAAGTTCGTTACCTTCATTCCGATATCAAGACGTTGGAGCGGATGGCGATCCTGCGCGATCTTCGGCTTGGCGTATTCGATGTATTGATCGGGATTAACCTGCTTAGGGAAGGTCTCGATCTACCAGAGGTTTCTTTGGTCGCGATATTGGATGCCGACAAGGAAGGGTTCTTGCGCTCGGAGAGGTCATTGATCCAGACAATCGGACGCGCGGCGCGTAACGCGAGCGGCAGGGTTATTATGTACGGCGACAAAATGACGGATTCCATGGAGAAGGCGATCGGCGAGACGGATCGCCGCCGGACGATACAGTTGGCCTATAACGAGCAACATGGCATTACGCCGCAGACCATCGTTAAGAAGGTTCGCGACCTCATCGAAGCAACGAAAGCCGCGGAGTCGAAGAGTACTTACTTATCGGGAGCAGAGGATCTCAGCAAGCTATCGAAGAAGGAGCGCGCGTCGATGGTCGAGCGCCTGGAATTCGAGATGAAGGAAGCGGCGAAGAGTTTGCAGTTCGAACGCGCCGCGGAGCTGCGCGATGCGTTGCTTGAATTGAAGGCTAGTTTGTAA
- a CDS encoding SPFH domain-containing protein: MPTAAADWRVSMGLFDFIKGQFIEVIEWLDDKGVLVYRFPAYDNAIKMDAKLIVRESQAAIFVNEGQIADVFGPGTHTLGTLNLPVLTALNSWKYGFNSPFKSDVYFLNMTNFTDQKWGTTNPVIIRDPEFGIIRMRGFGNYSFRISDPVVFLKDIFGTKQELTTAGITGFLKSAVVSGISDMIGEAKIPVADLSSSYDELSRLSVSRLQPQFSAIGLTLTNVTIENISLPEDVEKMIDRRSSMNIAGNLDQYMKFQTAESIRDAANQPGGVAGTGAGLGAGMAMGQMMGQMMNQMTGKSPEPQQAEASQQQTAPQQPTFQQQPGNKKFCSECGSKLTENAKFCSECGSKT; this comes from the coding sequence GTGCCTACGGCGGCAGCAGACTGGAGAGTATCGATGGGATTGTTTGATTTTATCAAAGGGCAATTTATTGAGGTTATCGAATGGCTGGATGATAAAGGCGTTCTGGTCTACCGCTTCCCCGCATACGATAACGCGATCAAAATGGACGCAAAGCTTATCGTGCGCGAATCGCAAGCGGCGATCTTCGTGAACGAAGGACAGATCGCCGACGTATTCGGTCCGGGAACCCACACTCTGGGCACGCTGAATCTCCCTGTGTTAACCGCGTTGAACTCTTGGAAGTATGGCTTCAATTCTCCGTTTAAGTCGGATGTGTATTTCCTCAATATGACGAACTTCACGGATCAGAAATGGGGAACGACAAACCCGGTCATTATCCGCGATCCGGAATTCGGCATTATCCGAATGCGGGGCTTCGGCAACTATTCTTTCCGCATTAGCGATCCCGTCGTTTTCCTTAAAGACATTTTCGGCACGAAGCAAGAACTGACCACGGCAGGGATTACCGGTTTTCTCAAATCTGCCGTCGTATCCGGCATCAGCGACATGATCGGCGAAGCAAAAATTCCGGTAGCGGATTTATCCAGCTCTTACGATGAGCTAAGCCGCCTCTCCGTCTCTCGGTTGCAGCCGCAATTCTCGGCTATCGGCTTAACGTTAACGAACGTAACGATCGAGAATATCTCGCTTCCGGAAGATGTCGAGAAGATGATCGACCGCAGATCCTCTATGAACATCGCCGGCAATCTTGACCAATATATGAAGTTCCAAACTGCGGAATCCATCCGTGATGCCGCTAACCAGCCGGGCGGCGTTGCCGGCACGGGTGCAGGCTTGGGTGCCGGGATGGCAATGGGACAGATGATGGGTCAGATGATGAACCAGATGACTGGAAAGTCCCCCGAGCCTCAGCAGGCTGAGGCTTCGCAGCAACAAACGGCACCACAACAGCCTACGTTCCAACAGCAGCCCGGCAACAAGAAATTTTGTTCCGAGTGCGGCAGCAAGCTGACGGAGAACGCCAAATTCTGCTCCGAATGCGGCAGCAAAACCTAA